The Spirulina subsalsa PCC 9445 region CTTCATGCGATCGCGCCTCATACCAGCCCACCGTCGTATTATTATCATGAGTCCCCGTATAGACCACACAATTGGGGTGATGGTGGAACGGTAAAAACGGATTGCCCGGCCCCGAATCAAAGGCAAAATGGAGAACCTTCATCCCGGCAAAAGAGAACTCATCCCGTAGGGCTTCCACCTCCGGCGTAATCACCCCCAAATCCTCCGCAATAATGGGCAATTCTCCCAACTCCTCCCGCAAAAGTTTAAAGAATTCCGATCCCGGTGCTTCCACCCACTCCCCATTAATCGCCGTTTTCTCGCCCCCCGGCACCGCCCAGTAAGACTCAAAGCCCCGGAAATGGTCAATGCGCATTAAATCCACATAATTCAACATCCCTTTAATGCGTTGAATCCACCACTTAAACCCCGTCGCTTGTAGAGCCTCCCAGTTATACACCGGATTCCCCCACAACTGTCCAGTTTCGCTAAAATAATCCGGCGGTACTCCTGCCATTAACTCCGGTTGTCCCGTTTCCTCATCCAAACAGAAGATTTTCGGGTGCGCCCAGACATCCACACTATCATGAGCCACATAAATGGGAATATCGCCAAACATCTGGATGCCCTTATCGTTGGCATACTCCTTCAGCGATGACCACTGACGGAAAAACTCCGCCTGCATATACTTGTAATAAAAAATCTCATTCCGTAACTGTGCCGTCGCCAACGCCAACGCCTTGGGATCTCGTTGGGCTAACTCTTCTTCCCAATCGTACCAACTCGCCCCCCCATGGGCATCCTTGAGGGACATAAACAGAGCATAATCATCCAACCAGTAGGCTTGAGTGGTACAAAATTCCTCAAAATCTTCTAACCGTTCCGGTGTGGCTTGGTCTAAAAAATTCTGACTGGCCTTTTTCAGAAGGGGCATTTTGACCTGAAAAGCCCCATCATAGTCCACCTGATCCGGATTAAAAGGGGGTAAATTTTCCAGGTCTTCTGAAGAGAGTAAGCCCTCGGATTCTAACCACTCTAGATTAATCAATAACGGATTCCCCGCCCAAGCCGAATAACACAAGTAAGGAGAATTCCCGTAGCCCGTGGGTCCTAGAGGTAACACTTGCCAGACTTGTTGACCACTATCGACCAAAAAATCCACAAATCGATAGGCTTCTGACCCAAGATCACCAATGCCAAAACGACCGGGCAGGGAGGTGGGATGCAGGACAATACCACTAACTCTATTTGAAAAAGGCATATCTGACATTTAGCAGTAAGAAGTGGGGGTGCGACCGAGCCGCACTCGTTCCCTGACTGTACTGCTTAGGGAGACAGAGATCAAGACAATGGGACAAATCGTTTTTGACCTAGACAAGTTTGGGCTAAAAACTCTTCTGCACTTTGGGCATCTAAGGGACGACAGAAATAATACCCTTGGCCGTAATCACAGCCTAAGTTTTGCAGTTGTCGCAGTTGGATTTCCGTCTCAATGCCTTCGGCCACTACATTAATCCCTAGGGTATGGGCGAGGGTAATGACCGCTTGGATAATTTCTAGGTTGGTACCGTTGGGCTGCATTCGCATGACAAAAGAGCGATCTATTTTTAAGGTGCTGACGGGGAAGCGGTGGAGATAACTGAGGGAGGAATATCCAGTGCCGAAGTCATCAATACAGAGTTGTAGATTGCGGGCGCGTAGGGCGAGGATGACTTCATCGACAGAATCGGCGTTTTCCATTAACACACTTTCGGTAATTTCCAATTTTAGACAATTGCCATCAAGTTGCAGTTGTTCTAGGGTTTGGTCGATATAGTCCAGTAGATCCCGTTCCCGGATTTGTTTACCCGAGAGGTTAATATTCATGGTCAAGGGAGGACATTGGGGGAATTTGTTCTGCCATTGCCGCAGTTGGGCGGCGGCTTCGCGGAAAATCCACTGTCCCATAGGTAGGATTAAGCCGGTTTCTTCGGCGACGGGGATAAATTCGGCGGGGGAGACAAAGTTTTGTCCGGGAGGATGCCAGCGCATGAGGGTTTCAAAGCCGACGATCTCACCACTACTGAGGGAAATAATGGGTTGATAGTAGGCGAGGAATTCCTGTCGTTCAATGGCGCGCCGCAGGTCGGTTTCTAGGGTGAGTCGGGCGAGGACGCGCTGGTGCATATTTTGGTCAAAGACGGTGTAACGGCCTTTGCCGTGGGCTTTGGCGCGATACATGGCGGTGTCGGCATCTCGGAGTAGGTCTTCGGGGGTGTCGTAGTCGGGGGCGGCGATGGAACAGGTTAGGGGGATGTTTTCGTAGGTGATATGACTGAAGGCGATGCCGATACTGGCGTTGGTGAAGACTTCATAACCCCCAAGAATGAAGGGGGATTTGATCTGTTCGAGGATTTTTTCCGCCACGGCGATCGCATCTTGTCGATCTCCGATGTCTTCTAAGAGCAGGGTAAATTCATCCCCGCCTAAACGGGCTAGGGTATCACTGGCGCGCAGACAGGATTCTAAGCGTCGGGCGAGGGCAATGAGCAGTTGATCCCCGATGGTGTGACCTAAACTGTCGTTGATCACTTTGAAGGAGTCTAAATCTAAGAAGAGAACGGCGAATAAATAGCCTCCCCGTCGTTTAGCGCGGCGGATGGTGTGCCAGAGACGGTCAAGGAATAACACCCGGTTGGGTAAGTCGGTGAGGGAGTCGTAAAAGGCGTTATGGCGCAGTTGTTCTTCGGCCTGTCTGCGTTCGGTAATATCGCTACAAATGCCATCAAGTCGCAAGGGTTGGCCTTTGATGTCCCGCACGACTCGGCAACGACTGGCTAACCACCGGATGGTGCCGTTGGGTTGAACAATGCGAAACTCGCTTTTTGTGGTGCCGAGTCGGAAAAGACTCTTAAATTGATCGATGAGATGGGATCGATCATCGGGGTGAATGGTGTCTAGCCAGAGGGCGGGATTGTCTAAAAAGTCCTGTACCGAACGCCCATAGACCGTTTCTGTGGCGGCGTTAAGATAGAGGAGGTGCAGGGTGCGGGCATCGGCTGACCAGACGACATCATCAATGGAACTGAGGATGCCTTCTAGACGCTGTTCACTTTCTTTGAGGGCTTCTTCGGCACGATTGCGATCGCTAATATCCACCACCTGACCAATCATATAGCGGGGAATCCCTTGACCATCCCCGACTACCACCACTTTTACCAACGCATGAACAATGCTTTCATCTTGGGCAATATAGCGTTTTTCGAGTTGGTAATGATTGACCTCATTGAGTAATAACCGTTGATTAATGGCCGCATCGGCCGCTTGATCATCTGGGTGGGTCAATTCAATCAGGTTTTTAAGCAATAATTGAGAGGGTTTATACTGCAACACCTCACACAGAGCATGATTCACCTTTAATAAATGACCATCTAAGGACGAGATAAACATTCCAATCGGGGCCAGTTCAAAGGTGAGACGAAATTGTTCCTCGCGCTCCCGGACTTCCTGTTCAGCTTGATACTGTTGGGTAATATCATTAACTGAGAATACAATCGCCAAAATTTGACCCTGTTCATCTTTGAGGGGAGAACCATTAATGGAGAGATATTTTAAGGGGCCCCCACTAAATTGGATGGCATGACGGACATTAAACACAGGTTTCCCAGTCTTCATGACCTGATTAAAAGGCAGTTGTTCTAAGGGGAACGGTTCCGCTTCAAAATCCACAATGTGCCAGCGTTGGTCATCATAAGTCCAAGTTTGCTCATCGGAGAAGGTTAAGCCTAAAATCGCCTGGGCTTGTTGATTGGCAAAGGTGATCTGACCTTGGGCATTTACGACGGTAATAGCGGCTACACTAGTCTGCATAATGCCGTTGAGTAAGTCCCGTTCATTGCGTAGTTGTTCTTCAAACTGTTTCCGTTCG contains the following coding sequences:
- the malQ gene encoding 4-alpha-glucanotransferase, with the protein product MPFSNRVSGIVLHPTSLPGRFGIGDLGSEAYRFVDFLVDSGQQVWQVLPLGPTGYGNSPYLCYSAWAGNPLLINLEWLESEGLLSSEDLENLPPFNPDQVDYDGAFQVKMPLLKKASQNFLDQATPERLEDFEEFCTTQAYWLDDYALFMSLKDAHGGASWYDWEEELAQRDPKALALATAQLRNEIFYYKYMQAEFFRQWSSLKEYANDKGIQMFGDIPIYVAHDSVDVWAHPKIFCLDEETGQPELMAGVPPDYFSETGQLWGNPVYNWEALQATGFKWWIQRIKGMLNYVDLMRIDHFRGFESYWAVPGGEKTAINGEWVEAPGSEFFKLLREELGELPIIAEDLGVITPEVEALRDEFSFAGMKVLHFAFDSGPGNPFLPFHHHPNCVVYTGTHDNNTTVGWYEARSHEEKERVLNYLGGYPEEGIHWAMIRMALCSVGNCAIFPLQDALGLGGETRMNYPGAAEGNWTWRYRSEMLTQELRDRLRFLSDIYNRLPRE
- a CDS encoding EAL domain-containing protein yields the protein MVNQFPCVYPWLGLIILTVLGLISYGLNRIKSCRTLEAIHQYYKHQLTEYNEHKQTIEEQLTQKIERYQAQIKILQEQNDYYQLQYHHLPLPTYTFRRQSKAFVLVEWNEAASHFPYFYRTEEVGLEARELFAETPVIYQTLLHCANNHLPIQREITIGESQEIRQQLRLYWVWMDGDFIMLHIENITQQKQTEQELNIRLRQQSAVTRLGQFGLATSNLSALMDQAVRLVALTLEVKYCKILELLPNNNALLLRAGVGWKEEMVGYATVSASPNSEAGYTLLQHEPVVFQDLALETRFRGSPLLHNHKIVSGVSIIIPNREKAYGILGAYSHQGRQFTEDDIRFLQLVSHILATAIERHQQQAQLDLMKRAIDASSNGITIRDAIASNCPIIYVNPSFETLTGYRAEEVIGNPDFVLNGTETDPDVQRQLEEARVYGEEYHAVLEQYRQDGSLFWNELYIAPVHDSEGNLTHFIEVQTDITERKQFEEQLRNERDLLNGIMQTSVAAITVVNAQGQITFANQQAQAILGLTFSDEQTWTYDDQRWHIVDFEAEPFPLEQLPFNQVMKTGKPVFNVRHAIQFSGGPLKYLSINGSPLKDEQGQILAIVFSVNDITQQYQAEQEVREREEQFRLTFELAPIGMFISSLDGHLLKVNHALCEVLQYKPSQLLLKNLIELTHPDDQAADAAINQRLLLNEVNHYQLEKRYIAQDESIVHALVKVVVVGDGQGIPRYMIGQVVDISDRNRAEEALKESEQRLEGILSSIDDVVWSADARTLHLLYLNAATETVYGRSVQDFLDNPALWLDTIHPDDRSHLIDQFKSLFRLGTTKSEFRIVQPNGTIRWLASRCRVVRDIKGQPLRLDGICSDITERRQAEEQLRHNAFYDSLTDLPNRVLFLDRLWHTIRRAKRRGGYLFAVLFLDLDSFKVINDSLGHTIGDQLLIALARRLESCLRASDTLARLGGDEFTLLLEDIGDRQDAIAVAEKILEQIKSPFILGGYEVFTNASIGIAFSHITYENIPLTCSIAAPDYDTPEDLLRDADTAMYRAKAHGKGRYTVFDQNMHQRVLARLTLETDLRRAIERQEFLAYYQPIISLSSGEIVGFETLMRWHPPGQNFVSPAEFIPVAEETGLILPMGQWIFREAAAQLRQWQNKFPQCPPLTMNINLSGKQIRERDLLDYIDQTLEQLQLDGNCLKLEITESVLMENADSVDEVILALRARNLQLCIDDFGTGYSSLSYLHRFPVSTLKIDRSFVMRMQPNGTNLEIIQAVITLAHTLGINVVAEGIETEIQLRQLQNLGCDYGQGYYFCRPLDAQSAEEFLAQTCLGQKRFVPLS